Part of the Blastocatellia bacterium genome is shown below.
TGGTGGATTGATAAGTCGCCTGCGCGGTGCCGACCGTGCGGCAAGCGCTGATGGCTGCCGCCTCGTTGGCCGCCTGGCGCGATTTGAGCAGGTTCGGGATGGCGATAGCGGCGATGATGCCGATGATGGC
Proteins encoded:
- a CDS encoding prepilin-type N-terminal cleavage/methylation domain-containing protein; the encoded protein is MKNEKGFSLIELLIVVAIIGIIAAIAIPNLLKSRQAANEAAAISACRTVGTAQATYQST